From Terriglobia bacterium, one genomic window encodes:
- a CDS encoding carboxymuconolactone decarboxylase family protein: MEARFSYAKAAPGAVKAMLGLGQYLHECGLEERLLNLIYVRASQINGCAYCLDMHWKDSRTIGENEQRLYSLDAWRECPFYSDRERAALTWTEAVTLIANGHVPDEVYEAVRPHFSEKELSDLTLAVATINAWNRLSISSRTVPGDYQPAKPYRVEKRA, encoded by the coding sequence ATGGAAGCGCGTTTCAGCTATGCCAAAGCTGCCCCCGGAGCAGTCAAAGCCATGCTCGGTTTGGGACAGTATCTTCACGAATGCGGACTGGAAGAGCGCTTGCTTAATCTGATCTACGTGCGCGCGTCGCAGATCAACGGCTGCGCCTACTGTCTGGACATGCATTGGAAGGACTCGCGAACGATCGGAGAAAACGAACAGCGGTTGTATTCGCTGGACGCTTGGCGCGAATGTCCGTTCTACAGCGATCGTGAACGCGCCGCTCTGACATGGACGGAGGCCGTTACGCTGATCGCCAACGGCCACGTGCCAGATGAGGTTTATGAAGCAGTGCGTCCGCACTTCAGCGAGAAGGAATTGTCGGACCTGACGCTCGCCGTCGCTACCATCAATGCCTGGAACCGTCTGAGCATTTCATCCCGCACCGTTCCGGGCGATTATCAACCGGCCAAGCCGTACCGTGTCGAGAAGCGCGCGTAG
- a CDS encoding efflux RND transporter periplasmic adaptor subunit, whose amino-acid sequence MAKRMILMLGVTALLLATLAFVKFKQVGSAAHAAAFQPPPEAVTSIVAGRQQWPATMGVIGTMEAVRGVTVSADLPGVVERILFDSGQPVRAGDVLVELDTRQERAQLASLEAQRDLARVNYGRMQQLVNAGVISRMEYDQATAQQKATEANVAEVRATIERKTIRAPFTGILGIRKVNLGQYLAAGSAVVPLQSFNPIYVDFGVPQQAAGQVRVGGNLRVVSEDLAGHVFTGRVTALDSVVDETTRNVQVQATLSNPEGKLRPGMFVQVDVGLGASRTVITLPASAISYAPYGDSVFIITDLKDQNGKTYRGVRQQFVKLEGSRGDQVAVVSGVNPGDEVVTSGVFKLRNGAAVQVNNKVQPGNNPAPKPEDS is encoded by the coding sequence ATGGCGAAAAGAATGATCCTGATGTTGGGTGTGACGGCGTTACTGCTCGCGACCTTGGCTTTCGTAAAATTCAAGCAAGTTGGGTCGGCGGCGCATGCCGCCGCGTTTCAGCCGCCTCCGGAAGCGGTCACGAGCATTGTCGCGGGACGCCAGCAGTGGCCGGCAACAATGGGCGTGATCGGCACCATGGAGGCCGTGCGCGGGGTCACGGTCAGTGCGGACCTTCCCGGCGTCGTCGAGCGAATCTTGTTTGACTCGGGGCAGCCGGTCCGCGCAGGAGACGTGCTGGTCGAGCTCGATACCCGGCAAGAGCGAGCCCAACTGGCTTCGCTGGAGGCACAGCGCGACTTGGCGCGTGTGAACTATGGCCGGATGCAGCAATTGGTGAATGCGGGCGTGATCTCTCGGATGGAGTACGACCAGGCGACGGCTCAGCAAAAGGCCACCGAAGCAAATGTGGCGGAGGTCCGTGCCACGATTGAGCGAAAAACCATCCGCGCCCCCTTTACCGGAATCCTGGGCATCCGCAAAGTCAACCTCGGGCAGTACCTTGCAGCCGGCAGCGCGGTGGTGCCGCTGCAGTCCTTCAACCCGATTTATGTGGACTTCGGCGTACCCCAGCAGGCAGCCGGACAAGTGAGAGTCGGCGGCAACTTGCGCGTCGTCTCGGAAGATCTCGCGGGCCACGTGTTCACGGGCCGCGTCACGGCTCTCGATTCGGTGGTGGACGAAACGACCCGAAATGTTCAAGTGCAAGCGACGCTCTCCAATCCGGAAGGAAAATTGCGCCCCGGCATGTTCGTTCAGGTGGATGTGGGCCTGGGAGCAAGCCGCACGGTGATTACACTGCCGGCATCCGCGATCAGTTACGCCCCGTATGGCGACTCGGTCTTTATCATCACGGATCTCAAGGATCAGAACGGCAAAACCTACCGCGGCGTGCGCCAACAGTTCGTCAAACTGGAAGGGTCGCGCGGCGACCAGGTGGCGGTCGTTTCGGGCGTGAACCCTGGCGATGAAGTTGTGACCTCGGGCGTGTTCAAGCTGCGCAACGGCGCCGCCGTCCAAGTCAACAACAAAGTCCAGCCCGGAAACAATCCGGCTCCCAAGCCCGAGGACAGCTAA